The segment TTTTGTCGGTCCCGAATTGGAGTTTTTCTATTTTAAGAGCAATAGAGAACTTGCTATTTTAGATCACGGTGGTTACTTTGATATGATACCAAGAGACGAGGCCATTGAGTTAAGAAAACAAACTGTTTTAGCTCTTGAGAATATGGGAATAGAGGTTGAATATGCTCATCATGAAAGCGCTCCATCTCAACATGAAATAGATTTGCGCTATAAGGATGCTTTAACTATGGCAGATAACGTTATGACTTATAGATTTGTAGTTAAAGAAATAGCTTATAGAAATGGTGTGTATGCTACTTTTATGCCTAAGCCTATATTTGGTGTAAATGGTTCTGGGATGCACACTCATATGTCCTTATTTAAAGACGGGAAAAATGCATTCTTTTCTTCAAAGGGTCTTTACAATCTATCTGATTTGGCTCTCTCTTTTGTAGCTGGTCTCTTAAAGTACTCACGAGAAATAACAGCTATTACTTGTCAGTGGGTTAATTCATATAAAAGGCTTGTGCCAGGTTATGAAGCTCCTGTGTACATAACATGGGCTAGGAGGAATAGATCAGATCTTATAAGGGTTCCTGGTTATAAACCGGGAAAAGAGGAGGCAACGAGAATAGAATATCGCTCTCCTGACCCTGCTTGTAATCCTTATTTGGCTTTTTCAGTTATGCTAGCAGCTGGATTAGCTGGGATAAGAGAGGGTCTTACTCCTCCAGAGCCCGTTGAAGAAAATGTTTATGAGATGAGTGAAGAAGAAAGAAAAAAGCGGGGAATACAAACTTTGCCTGGCAGTTTATACGAAGCTTTGATTCTTGCCGAAAACAGTACGCTGGTTAGAGAAGCATTAGGAGAACATGTTTTTAATGAATTTATAGCTAACAAGAAAAAGGAATGGGATGAATATAGAGTACATGTAACAGCTTATGAAATTGAAAAGTATTTACCTATTCTTTAATCTTTTTCTATATATGCGATAGCATCTATTTCAATAAGAGCTCCTTCTCTTGGCAGAGAGCTTACTTCTACAGTTGTGCGTGCAGGTGGATCCTCTTCAAAAAAGGTAGAGTAGACTTCGTTGAACTCTCTGAAAAGTTTTATATCTTTAAGATAACAAGTGGTTTTAATAATATCTTTCATTGTTCCACCTGCTGTTTCTACTATGGCTTTAATATTCTCTAAAACTCTGCGAGTTTGAATTTTAATATCTCCTTCTATGAGTTTTCCTGTGGAAGGATCAATAGCGAGTTGACCAGATACAAAAAGAAATTTGCCACACATTATTCCCTGACTATAAGGACCTATAGCTTGTGGAGCAAAAGTAGTAGAGATTTTCTTTTTCATTTTAAACCCTCCTTCTTAATCAAGTTTTATTCTATATTTGTGATATTCTAAGCTTTTTAATATCTTCTCTATATGATCTTTACCGTAAGTTTCTACTGTTATAGTTACTTCTGCTTCCGCTGGTTTTATTTTGAGATTTATTCTATCATGATTTATAGATACAATATTTCCTCGCTCCTCAGCGATAATTTTCAATATTCTAACCAAAGCTCCTGGTCTGTCTGGAAGAGTAGTAGAAAATCTTAAAAGCCTTCCAGTTTTTATTAGTCCTCTTTCTATTAGTCTTGCAATCATGTTAACGTCTATGTTTCCCCCACTTAAAATTACAAGAACTTTTTCTCCTTTTAATGAAATTTTTCGAGCTATGATTGCTGCTACTCCTACTGCTCCAGCCGCTTCGACTATGAGTTTCCCTCTTTCTATAAGGAGTAAAATAGCTGAAGCTATCTCTTCATCTGAGACCAAAATTATTTCATCTACATACTTTTTAATTATTTGTGTTGTTATCTCTCCCGGTCTTCTAACAGCAATTCCATCTGCTATGGTGTTAACCTTTTCTAACTCTATGATTTTCCCCTCTCTAATAGATAAGTAGACTGCAGGAGCTCCCTCAGCTTGAACTCCTATAACCTTTATTTTAGGATTTATTTCCTTTATAGCTGTGCTGACGCCTGCGATAAGTCCGCCCCCACCTACAGGTACTATAACTGCTTGAACATCTTTTAGATCCTCAAGTATTTCCAAAGCTATCGTTCCTTGTCCTGCTATGACTTCGGGATCGTCAAAAGCATGAATAAAATATAGGTTTTTCTCCTCTGCTAACTCTTTAGCCTTTTTATAAGCCGAATCGAAATCTTCTCCATGAAGTATAACCTCTGCTCCATAGTTTCTAGTTGCAGCTATTTTGGACATTGGGGCTGTTTCAGGCATAACTATTAATGAGTATACTCCTACTTGAGAAGCGGAATAGGCTACTCCTTGGGCATGATTGCCTGCCGATGCTGCTATTACTCCCTTTATCATTCTATTCTCTTTGAGATTGAGTATTTTGTTCAAAGCGCCTCTAACCTTGTAAGATCCGGTTTTTTGAAAAGTTTCGAGCTTTAGAAAAACGTCGCAATTTGAAAGCTTACTTAAGGTTTTAGATGATTCTATAGGCGTTTTATGAATAAAAGGAGCTATTCTTTTTCTCGCTTCTTCTATTTTTTTCAGAGATATCAAAACTTTCACCTCTCTATATTGAGGCTAATATACTACCTGTCACTATAAAGACACTTCCTATACTTCCCCTTAATCCCAATCTTTCTTTATAAAATATAGTAGCGAGAAAGCTTGTAATTAGTGGACTTGTTGCTGTTATAACTCCTATTTGAGAAACAGGCGCCATCTGTAAAGCTCTTATAAATGCTAAGTAACTTATGCCTATCCCTATCGTTCCGCCCAAGCTTAATATAGACCAATTTTTTATGTTTTTAATATTTGTAGACAGAATGTCTTTCTTTAATAATACGGAGATCGAAGTTATTATTAAGAGAATTCCTACTCTCCATGTCATAAAAGATATCGGAGTAAAGTAATAAGAGACCATTTTAACGAGGGCTAAAGAAGTTCCCCATGAAATAGCAGCTCCCATTGAAATAATGTATCCCTTGAGAGATGTAGTAATAGCTTCGTAGTTGCCTCTTTTTTCGTATAGTAGGTAAATTCCCCAAATTACTATCAAACATGCTATGAGGAGCTTCATAGTAATTCTTTCTTTAAATAGAAAATAAGCAATTGCAATAGTTATTATTGGGTAGGAGGAACTCACAACAGTACACCTGCTTACACCAATAAGTTTTAGTCCTTTGAAGAAAAAATTATCTCCTATAAATAAACCCAGTATTAAGGATATACAGAATATAACCC is part of the Synergistota bacterium genome and harbors:
- a CDS encoding DMT family transporter — its product is MFNEGVLLGFVTAICWGISPLLYRWGGIGLSPIEINFIRNTGALASVLLINLILKTWDHLYVHLPIKGWVIFCISLILGLFIGDNFFFKGLKLIGVSRCTVVSSSYPIITIAIAYFLFKERITMKLLIACLIVIWGIYLLYEKRGNYEAITTSLKGYIISMGAAISWGTSLALVKMVSYYFTPISFMTWRVGILLIITSISVLLKKDILSTNIKNIKNWSILSLGGTIGIGISYLAFIRALQMAPVSQIGVITATSPLITSFLATIFYKERLGLRGSIGSVFIVTGSILASI
- a CDS encoding glutamine synthetase family protein; this translates as MSRDEMIEVILKRVKDEKIKFVEIWFTDILGFLKGLTIPVEELEKAFTEGLGFDGSSIKGFTRIDESDMLALPDPFTYARLPWTPEEGGTARMFADVLTPDMEPFEGDPRYVLKRNLMKAKEMGFEFFVGPELEFFYFKSNRELAILDHGGYFDMIPRDEAIELRKQTVLALENMGIEVEYAHHESAPSQHEIDLRYKDALTMADNVMTYRFVVKEIAYRNGVYATFMPKPIFGVNGSGMHTHMSLFKDGKNAFFSSKGLYNLSDLALSFVAGLLKYSREITAITCQWVNSYKRLVPGYEAPVYITWARRNRSDLIRVPGYKPGKEEATRIEYRSPDPACNPYLAFSVMLAAGLAGIREGLTPPEPVEENVYEMSEEERKKRGIQTLPGSLYEALILAENSTLVREALGEHVFNEFIANKKKEWDEYRVHVTAYEIEKYLPIL
- a CDS encoding RidA family protein, with the translated sequence MKKKISTTFAPQAIGPYSQGIMCGKFLFVSGQLAIDPSTGKLIEGDIKIQTRRVLENIKAIVETAGGTMKDIIKTTCYLKDIKLFREFNEVYSTFFEEDPPARTTVEVSSLPREGALIEIDAIAYIEKD
- the ilvA gene encoding threonine ammonia-lyase, which gives rise to MISLKKIEEARKRIAPFIHKTPIESSKTLSKLSNCDVFLKLETFQKTGSYKVRGALNKILNLKENRMIKGVIAASAGNHAQGVAYSASQVGVYSLIVMPETAPMSKIAATRNYGAEVILHGEDFDSAYKKAKELAEEKNLYFIHAFDDPEVIAGQGTIALEILEDLKDVQAVIVPVGGGGLIAGVSTAIKEINPKIKVIGVQAEGAPAVYLSIREGKIIELEKVNTIADGIAVRRPGEITTQIIKKYVDEIILVSDEEIASAILLLIERGKLIVEAAGAVGVAAIIARKISLKGEKVLVILSGGNIDVNMIARLIERGLIKTGRLLRFSTTLPDRPGALVRILKIIAEERGNIVSINHDRINLKIKPAEAEVTITVETYGKDHIEKILKSLEYHKYRIKLD